Proteins encoded together in one Porites lutea chromosome 2, jaPorLute2.1, whole genome shotgun sequence window:
- the LOC140926767 gene encoding beta-2 adrenergic receptor-like, which translates to MGLKGYMENQEASTENSTGIPWDCVLVKEVPVGVAAIAFLLSFLTVFGNSLVVIAIVKDPFSELRTIPNYLILNLAVCDLIVGIPSELLLGLSHFYESYDLYYVAYTSLYTSMVASALTILTLAFERYIMVEAPLKSHEYLIHSHLRLVIVYIWLISLCVALLSFLNKCNQVEYRLIITDAIGFPVMALMFLIYSRIFFLVRRWIRQDLDFSISESQRLLGSENLSENIRARERHIAFSVFLFVGVFALCWTPCFVMENVFYKYKRSSSLATAADWVRVSGLLSSLLNPLIYALRYEKFRKAIRHIFVSYWFYRTYHFRFP; encoded by the exons ATGGGTCTCAAAG GTTACATGGAAAACCAAGAAGCATCTACAGAGAACTCGACCGGTATTCCATGGGACTGTGTTCTTGTTAAAGAGGTTCCTGTCGGCGTAGCAGCCATAGCCTTTTTGTTGTCTTTCCTCACCGTCTTTGGAAACTCTTTGGTTGTGATCGCAATCGTAAAGGACCCGTTCAGTGAGCTGAGGACTATTCCAAACTACCTCATCTTGAATCTGGCGGTATGTGACCTAATCGTAGGTATTCCAAGCGAGCTGTTGCTGGGTTTATCTCACTTTTATGAATCATATGATTTGTACTATGTGGCCTACACTTCGCTGTATACGTCCATGGTAGCATCAGCCTTGACTATACTAACACTTGCATTTGAGCGATACATCATGGTCGAAGCGCCACTTAAAAGCCACGAATACCTGATTCACTCACACTTAAGACTGGTCATTGTCTACATATGGCTGATTTCCCTGTGCGTGGCACTGCTTTCTTTTCTGAATAAATGCAACCAGGTAGAATACAGGCTCATAATCACCGACGCAATCGGATTTCCAGTCATGGCCCTCATGTTTCTTATATACTCACGGATATTTTTCTTGGTGCGGAGATGGATTCGGCAAGATCTCGATTTTTCTATTTCAGAGAGTCAAAGATTGTTAGGCAGTGAGAATCTTTCCGAAAACATTCGTGCGCGTGAAAGGCACATCGCTTTTTCAGTGTTCCTGTTTGTTGGTGTTTTTGCCCTCTGTTGGACACCATGTTTTGTTATGGAAAATGTATTTTACAAATATAAGAGATCTTCGTCTCTGGCAACTGCCGCAGACTGGGTTAGGGTTTCGGGACTGTTGAGTTCATTATTGAATCCCTTAATTTACGCATTAAGATACGAAAAGTTTAGAAAGGCGATTCGCCACATTTTTGTATCATATTGGTTTTATCGGACTTACCACTTTCGTTTTCCTTAA